The sequence TAGTGTATGGGGCAAAAGATTTTCTTTCTAAAGAGATTCGATTCGGAACTATGATATGTCCAAGGTCCAATGTTGAATGAGATATGCCTATTATTAGCCTTTCTTCCATGATGAACTGTTGGCACCAGTCGTACATTAGGACATGTATTTCTATTGCTATGAAATTCATAAAGGAAGTAGTTAATGGCGGGGTTACCATTATCCTTTTTGTAGTGATGAATTTTGTATCTTTTcctaagaaaagaaaaggaattTGTCTATTTTTCGGGGTCTCGACATTATTAAAGTTATTGGTCAAACTCAAGGGTTAGTGTCTAATGGTGAGGAGGAATGTTGGCTAGGCAGGTCTCCTGGTCGAActtatttttacttgtttttttgtaattatagcTCAAGTTGTAGAGATGGTTAAATGGAAGTTAAATGTGCCATATTTTCTTAATGTTAAATATGAACTGAATTCTTTTAATTTATGTGTATGCAGAAAAGGGAGGCCCCAGCTGGTGAGAAGCCAGAGCCAGTTAGAACTCACCTCCGAAACATGATTATTGTACCAGAGATGATTGGAAGCATCATCGGTGTGTACAATGGCAAGACCTTCAACCAGGTCGAGATCAAGCCTGAAATGATTGGACACTACCTTGCCGAGTTTTCCATCTCGTACAAGCCTGTCAAGCACGGTAGACCAGGTATCGGTGCTACCCATTCATCTAGGTTCATTCCTCTCAAGTGAAGGCCGCCACTGCCTGTTTGCATTATTATATTCAGTATTTTAGTTTCCAAGACTTCGATGAATTTTTGTTTCCTTCGGTTGTTTAAAAGATTTTGAATACTGTTTAGTTTTCTCTTTAGACTGTTGTTtaatgaaaattatatttttcctAGAATACTGATTGCAACTGATTATTATAAAAATGCATTACTTTATTAAAATTGTCACACAATCGGGTAAATTGACAATTTTGATTTGTTGTGAACAATTGAACCAATTGTTTTTGATCAATAATTCCTAAAAGTAGAACAAAGTGAAAGTAAATTCAAGCCTTTGGGTTGATTTGGGATTGTAAATTTGAGTTTCTATGGTGAttccaacaacaaaagaatgAAATTTATGCTAATCTTATCTTTGTTCTAAAATTACTCCTATTTGAGACTTAAAAAGTATATTCagcaagaaaaattatttaaaggaCGAATCAGATATGGGAGTTGAAttgtatctctgaatatatatcTTATTAGGGTTTATAATACACATTTTATTTCCACaactaagtaataaaataataatataggaATTAAATTCTAACTGCCTATTTTCCATCTTTTTGAAAAGAAGTGGAAAtacttatatgtatatatatatatttatatgatccGGTATTGAGTAAGCCTCAATTGTAGCCACATTAAAAGATCTAAGAACCTTCAACAAATTATATTCCAAAAAAGAGTTCATAAGGTTATGAGTTacatagtttttaattttttttatctccgATTTAAACTTTTAACTGCTTTTATAACTGTGTCAGAATCACTTTCCACAATAAGAAATTGCAAGTCTTTCTTCGCTGCAAATTCTAACTCCATTAGACAAGAGGCTGCTTTCCCACACAAAGCATTAGCTGAAGGCAGTCGCTTGGTGTTAGCTCACAACATCGTCCCTACATGATCACAAGCCATAACAACGTCCCTACATGATCACGAGCCACCACTGTCATATCATTTCCCTCTCCCTAGTTGTCACATTGCACTTAATTTTGGTCCAGTCTACGGGTGGAGGAGTCCTTTTAGTGGCAACATGATAAGGCTTAAAATGAGACAAAAGAGAGTGAACATACTTTGTAAAACAATGAGCAATAGAATCAATATTAAAATGTATGTCATGCAGATGGTAATTATGTACCT is a genomic window of Cannabis sativa cultivar Pink pepper isolate KNU-18-1 chromosome 9, ASM2916894v1, whole genome shotgun sequence containing:
- the LOC115722952 gene encoding small ribosomal subunit protein uS19x — translated: MAEVEAADVAVAGVPKKRTFKKFSFRGVDLDALLDMSTDELVKLFTARARRRFQRGLKRKPMALIKKLRKAKREAPAGEKPEPVRTHLRNMIIVPEMIGSIIGVYNGKTFNQVEIKPEMIGHYLAEFSISYKPVKHGRPGIGATHSSRFIPLK